The Stigmatella aurantiaca DW4/3-1 genome contains the following window.
GCTTGAGGGTGTCCGGATCCCGTTCGATGCGGTCCAGGAGGGACTGGGTGAGCTGGCCCCGGAGGCCTGTCCAGAAGGTGTGCAGGCAGCTGATGACGATGACAGAGGAGGGCGCTCGCTCCGCGAAGTCACACAGCAGGTGCATGGCCCGGCGGAAGGCCTGTGCGTTCGCCGCCTCGATGTCGAAGCCCTCGAGCTGGTCCACGCACAGCACCAGGGAGTGGCCGAGCACGGCGGCGAGCTGACCCAGGTGCTCCACCATCTCCTGGGGATGGTTGTCATGGATGCGCGGCACCAGCTCGCCCAGCACCTTGCGATCGTTGCCGGACAGGTCCTCGCAGCGCAGGTACTTGAGGACCCGGCTGCGGATGCGAGGGTCATCTCGCTGGAGAAAGAGCAAGGCGCGCAGCAGGTCCAGATCGAGCTTCTTGAAGCGCGCCTGCTTTTGCAGATCGTCCGCGGCGGTCTCCACCAGGTGAGGGATGTCCTCCGAGTCTTGCTCCGGATTGGCGAGCAGGGCGGCCACTTTGCCGCAGTGGGAGAGCAGCAGGTCCGAGAGCTTCCGCAAGCCGGAGCGGGACTCGGTGGACTCGTGGTAGGGCTGGTCCAGCGAGTCGATGAGGTTGGAGAGGACGTAGCGCCCGTAATTGCTCGTGGACGTCGTCATCTGCATGTAGCCCACGAAGCCCAGGGAGCGCTCATGGGCCAGGGTCCGGAAGGCTCGCAGCAGGTGCGTCTTTCCGCAGCCCGAGTCTCCGAGCAGCAGCAGGATGCGTCCCGAGTCCAGGCCGGGAGGCGTGGTGGCCCGCTGAAGCAGCCGCTCGAAGGTGGCCCGGGCCCCCTGGTGAACCGTCTCGACGTCGAACGGGTCCTCCCGCCAGATTTCATGGCGGTGCTGGATGGAGTGGAAGACCTCGGTGCGGTCAGAGAGAAAAGAAGCAAGACGGAGATCGTTCGAATGCATGGGCACTCCCCCAGTTGCCGGACAGTGTGAACGCTCTACAGGGCGATGAAGTGAAAGGTGGCGCCGAGGTAGCGGGTCTCCGAGGCGGCGACGTCCGCGGGATCCATCAGCTCGACCATGTCGGCGCGGCTCAGGGACAGAAGGCGCTTCTGGTTCGCCTCGATGAGCCGGTTCTTGAAGGACTGCTCATCCAGGCCGGGGTGCTGCATGGCGCGCCAGATGTGGGAAATGAAGACACGGTCCTCTCCGAAGCGGCCACTGGTCGCGGAGCGGGCGGTGTGCAGCACACGCTCGGCAAAGGAGGACAGCGCTTCCTCGGAGTCGATGGCGGGCGGCTCGGAGCCGGTGGTGGGCGGCTCGGGGTCGGGTCCGGTCTCTTGGGTGGGAATGAGCCAGGATTGCAGGGCCGCCAACCGGAGGCTCTCCGCGCCCGTGCGCCGCGCCCCCACGCTCCGGGCGGCGAGCTGTTGCAGGGCTTGCGCCGGGCTCACCTCGCGCGAGGCCTGGAGCACCTTGCCCAGCAGGAAGGACTGCACGGCCGTCAGGGTGAAGGGTTTGTCCGAGTCCACGCCGAGCTGCTTCCAGCACAGCGCATCCCGGACCTGGGCCAGGCTCCGCGTGCCCGGCTCGCCCAGTCCAGACTGCTTTTGTACGAGGACGGCCCGCAGGCCATCCGCGCTTCCCAGCCGGGCCACGTTGGCGGCCGAGGGGGAGAGCCCCAGGGATTTCGCCGTCAGGTATTTGAGCCGGAGTTGCTTCCAGGTCAGGCCCTTGGGAGGCCGCTCTACCCCGAGCGCCTCCACCGCCTGTTGACGGCCTTCGGCCGTGAGGTTCAATCCCTTGCGCGCGGTCTGCTGCACGAGCCCGTCTGTTTCCAGCGACGCCAGGGATTGGTCGAGCTGGGCGCTCCACTCGCCGCTGCTCCAGCGGTGCTCGACGAGGGGCTTCAACGCCCGGGACAGGTCATTCCGAGAGCCTTTTCCTTGCGCGCGCGTCAGCAGCCACAAGAGCGCCAATTCGCTGATGCGAGACCTCTCAGTCCCCGCCATGTGCATCCTCCCCGTTGGGTGGCAACCGCCCTGCCGCGTTGTGCCGCAGAGAGACAACCTCCAGGACAGTGTCGCGGATTTCCTCGAGCCGCGCTACCACGTCGTCGGCGAGGAACCGGAGCACCAGGTATCCATGTTTTTGCAAGGCGAGATCTTTCCGCCGGTCGCGCCGGTAAGCGTCCGGCGTCTGGAAGTGGTAGTAGCCGTCGATTTCGATGGCCACCTTCAATGGCCGTGAGAGGAGGTCTACCTCCACGGGCCGGTGGTTGATGCGGAACCCCGTGCGTTGGTTGAGTTCAAAGAGGCCCCGGGTGGCGGGCAGGGCGTCGAGCAGTGCGCTCAAGAAGCGTTCCGCCTCGCTGCGCGCCTGGCCCTCTGCCCCGGGCTGAGCCGTGGCGGCCTCCCGCTCACGTGCCGCCTCTCCATAGAGGGTCAGCACCTCTTCCGGGGCCCCGTCCGCCGCCAATCGGGAGAGGGACTGCGAGAGCGCCTCCGTGTCCTGGACACCGAGCGCTTCCACTCGCTTCTTCAGCGCTTCGGGGGGCACTGTTTTCAGCGCCAACAGCCCTTCACGCAGCAGAGCGCGTCCCTGGCTTTCCGGGCCTTGCAGGTAGACATCCACCGCCTGCCCATCCACGCAGAGGGCGGCTGCCAGCGCGGACACCGTGTCACACATCCGGGCGGCGGCCCGGG
Protein-coding sequences here:
- a CDS encoding endonuclease domain-containing protein, with translation MSPAPAALPSDTAAFQALERHQHRREQAIPTLTVLAGPPGAAMSLWRRWLESRGQGWCVSLASHEAEALRDWGAFLFRTRNLEADAANVLGAAAGLAQGALFSQLKGKTAHERDLLLQELFPAIPGTDAASVCRCLLQPGAAPSWNALLTACEQNPLRAFAAVHALIPPGEAPALLLAGTGAEWLAQAARAAARMCDTVSALAAALCVDGQAVDVYLQGPESQGRALLREGLLALKTVPPEALKKRVEALGVQDTEALSQSLSRLAADGAPEEVLTLYGEAAREREAATAQPGAEGQARSEAERFLSALLDALPATRGLFELNQRTGFRINHRPVEVDLLSRPLKVAIEIDGYYHFQTPDAYRRDRRKDLALQKHGYLVLRFLADDVVARLEEIRDTVLEVVSLRHNAAGRLPPNGEDAHGGD